The proteins below are encoded in one region of Microbispora sp. NBC_01189:
- a CDS encoding HNH endonuclease signature motif containing protein has product MRDLTREFTENRYHRTYLAANTIDKIATNPFGYLHTLEEIFVNDGIVPYLAPFQKCSALHRFAYDVIWQQFYDHLMPPVTLIESDRQKFDDAPLYDATMRVLPIEVAFEEYELEHMTFNDYRAMMGLKPLKPGFHRHVRADDHSGCNDDCVAINDDYGEYWNELLLAEPSFETLLNRMSDEIFFVMFSNRSFLARLNNLLSNYVQDAAFHEDPEVRKFFSHKSSGSHLKRCNIPTWAKRAVEFRDRGMCTYCQRQLGTLHTPISHANFDHVVPLAKGGLNDVTNLQLLCDDCNGKKHAGSEPPGILYQRWYPV; this is encoded by the coding sequence TTGCGCGATCTCACTAGAGAGTTCACAGAAAACCGCTATCATCGAACCTACCTGGCCGCGAACACAATAGACAAAATCGCCACCAATCCCTTCGGCTATCTTCATACACTTGAAGAAATATTTGTCAATGACGGCATAGTGCCGTATCTCGCGCCGTTCCAAAAGTGCAGCGCACTACACCGGTTCGCGTACGATGTGATTTGGCAGCAATTTTACGATCATCTAATGCCGCCCGTAACTCTGATCGAGAGTGATCGGCAAAAGTTCGACGATGCACCTCTCTACGATGCAACCATGCGAGTCCTCCCCATCGAGGTTGCATTCGAAGAGTACGAACTTGAGCACATGACATTCAATGACTATCGCGCAATGATGGGATTGAAACCACTCAAGCCCGGCTTTCACCGACACGTCCGAGCAGACGACCATTCCGGATGTAATGATGACTGCGTTGCAATAAATGACGATTACGGCGAATATTGGAATGAGCTTCTACTCGCCGAGCCTAGTTTTGAGACCTTGCTTAACAGAATGTCCGATGAAATATTCTTCGTCATGTTCAGCAATCGCTCGTTTCTTGCCCGACTCAACAATCTGCTCTCGAATTACGTTCAGGACGCCGCCTTCCATGAGGACCCCGAAGTTCGCAAGTTTTTTAGCCACAAAAGCTCCGGATCCCACCTTAAGAGATGTAACATCCCCACATGGGCTAAGCGTGCCGTTGAATTCAGAGACAGAGGCATGTGCACATATTGCCAGCGGCAGCTCGGCACGCTTCACACACCTATCAGCCACGCCAATTTTGATCACGTAGTCCCCTTAGCAAAGGGCGGACTGAACGATGTCACCAACTTGCAGCTACTTTGCGACGATTGTAATGGCAAGAAGCATGCAGGGTCCGAGCCCCCCGGAATCCTCTATCAACGCTGGTATCCCGTGTAG
- a CDS encoding SMODS domain-containing nucleotidyltransferase produces the protein MARTVTQAFDIFLNRLTPLPSQRVAAAKHRESVENAIRAAMPVNLFRETGSFNHGTGVRQHCDMDILVSIRRDRPDSSDTALRWVKDALQARFPFTPVAVRRPAVVVNFALGSEPWEITPGFITRRGGEGVFVYDIPGAASGWIDTAPVEHLNYVNECNQRRQTKGGAKKLARLAKAWKYYNRVPISSFYLEMRAAQHVATQNSFIPIWDICQLLEALVEHQLAGMNDPKQAATRFYPCSSEAKKAEALSKLQSAATRARNALDAYNDKKTSRAFYYLDLLFGGKFPSPWG, from the coding sequence ATGGCGCGAACAGTTACTCAGGCATTCGATATTTTTCTTAACCGACTTACTCCGCTACCAAGTCAGCGCGTGGCAGCCGCCAAGCATCGGGAAAGCGTCGAAAATGCAATACGCGCCGCCATGCCAGTCAACCTCTTCCGCGAAACCGGCTCTTTCAATCACGGAACAGGTGTCCGCCAACATTGCGACATGGACATTCTCGTCAGCATCCGACGAGACCGGCCAGATAGTTCGGATACTGCGCTTCGCTGGGTTAAGGACGCCCTTCAAGCAAGATTCCCCTTCACACCTGTGGCGGTAAGACGGCCAGCAGTCGTAGTTAATTTCGCCCTCGGCTCCGAACCTTGGGAGATAACACCCGGCTTCATTACCAGGCGCGGCGGTGAGGGTGTGTTCGTCTACGATATTCCCGGCGCTGCGAGCGGCTGGATCGACACAGCCCCCGTCGAACATCTGAATTATGTTAATGAGTGCAACCAGCGCCGGCAAACTAAAGGGGGTGCCAAGAAGCTCGCACGGCTCGCTAAGGCATGGAAATACTATAATCGCGTTCCCATATCTTCGTTCTATCTTGAAATGCGCGCAGCGCAGCATGTCGCAACGCAGAACAGCTTCATCCCCATATGGGATATCTGCCAGTTACTCGAAGCACTTGTGGAACATCAGCTTGCCGGAATGAACGATCCCAAACAGGCAGCCACCCGGTTCTACCCCTGCTCTTCGGAGGCTAAGAAAGCAGAGGCCTTGTCGAAGCTCCAGAGCGCCGCAACACGTGCACGCAACGCGCTCGATGCCTACAACGACAAGAAGACCAGCAGAGCCTTCTACTACCTTGACCTCCTCTTCGGGGGCAAGTTCCCGTCGCCCTGGGGTTGA
- a CDS encoding SLATT domain-containing protein encodes MTDGRHDDDDERRRVIEEELKRIEESAMYSAQIQFEQAKQWRGVNLALGLPASALAAVAGATALADTAGRLVAGVLALVSAGFGAVLTTINASHRMNQASSAANAYLEIQTAARQARLTDLPYQTVEEGRAALAEITARRNEQNKTAEVPNRRAYRRGAKNIEDGGQSYTVDQNDTNRH; translated from the coding sequence ATGACAGATGGGCGCCACGATGACGATGACGAGCGTCGGAGGGTGATCGAGGAAGAGCTGAAGCGGATCGAGGAGAGCGCGATGTACAGCGCGCAGATTCAGTTCGAGCAAGCCAAGCAGTGGCGAGGCGTCAACCTTGCCCTTGGCCTGCCAGCCAGTGCTCTAGCTGCCGTGGCGGGGGCCACAGCTTTGGCCGACACCGCTGGACGCCTTGTGGCAGGAGTGCTCGCCCTAGTATCGGCCGGCTTTGGAGCCGTCCTCACCACCATCAACGCCTCGCATCGAATGAACCAGGCTTCGTCCGCCGCCAATGCCTATCTTGAGATTCAGACTGCCGCGCGCCAAGCGCGCCTCACAGACTTGCCATACCAGACGGTCGAGGAGGGCAGAGCAGCCCTGGCTGAAATCACCGCCCGCCGCAACGAACAGAACAAGACAGCCGAAGTCCCGAACCGGAGGGCTTATCGAAGAGGTGCCAAGAATATCGAGGATGGCGGACAAAGTTATACTGTCGATCAAAATGACACTAATAGGCACTAA